The nucleotide window CCATTTAGCTATAAGTCATTTTGACTTTGGCTTTTTGGTAGAAGGATCTCCAACCATGTTCTTACTTTAGCTATTTTGACTCTTGAGCCATAAATcaagtcattttgactcaagtttGTAGAACGAAAGCCAAATttctttggctgaaaatttggcTGAATAAGTGGGGGCCTCGCTGCATGTGCTGCAATTATAGttaattaattttcgaaaatgattaatttattaaatgactttgacttttgattaaagatggttggagatgcataaattgaatgaatagtgatgacattaagagtgtgtttggatgagagaaaaatgatggaatttaattgaaagtaaggatttcataattcctaaaagccaattctctcgtttggcattatcagattggaaataTTAAATTTCTTTGtggaaaaaaacgaaggaattcgttatttaaattcctcacttcaatttccaccaaaataggtgtcatttatgAATTCCTTTGctgtattcaatttttatttccaaaacaagacttttttctattttatctttttatttgttttaaccTTTcctaatttattacacatttcaaatcctaaatagatgcaaccaaacaatagaatttgcaattaatggaattttagattgatggaattaaagattccatcatttataaatttctacggattttttaattttctcatccaaacacaccctaAGGGTCATATTTTGCATatggttttgacttttgactaaatggttggagatgctctaaggttCTAGAAGAGTGACgtgcattattattattatttttcatttgaaaTAAGAGTGGCATGCATTAtgtatatatttgaaacttttaTTATACATGTATGACATATACGGATAATTCATTGGTGTGTAAACTCCATATACGAATGAATATTAGAAGTTCTGTTTTATATTATCATATACATCTACGAAGTACAAAATTATTAGAGAAACATTTTTACTGGTAGGCGCTTGGATTTAATTTCATGCAAGGCAATATTTTCCTTACCTATTTGTAAGTTATAATTTTAACATTGTAAAAATCATGAGTTTGATTCTCACTGACATACGTAAGATGAGGTGGACTAAagatttaataataataaaaaaaacctatATGATTTTCATTCATGTTCGCTTTATTCAAGTTCTCATACCAATATAAAAGTGAGCCTACAAAATTTAGGAGTTAAAAAGTTGCAAAAATTTTATAACCGATATGCTGTGGTCGATGCTGACCGTTTAAATATTCCCAAATTCCAGTAAAGATGCTGGcacaaaatgaaaaagaagcTAGAGTTTTCGGATATAATTACCAGAGATTTAACTTTTTTTATTCATGTATTTGGTTTTTGGATTATTTCAAGAACAGGTTGCAGAGCTATTGGTGAACAGGGGTTTTATGGAAGCCGTGGTTCTCGTTAGAGTGGTTTTATGGATCCTAAGCAGTAGGTTGGGGACTCTACTGCTCTGTGGTTCTCTTTGCTTGGGCGACACGTGGCCCTTCGTTTACAAGTTCTCATGTCTGCcattggagaagagagagagggttcTGCAGAGGTGGTTCAGGCATAGGTTTCTCACCCCTATTAGGCTTGCTTTTCTTTACATCAAGATCCTCTGCCTCCTCATTTTCTTCACCCGGGTACCTATTCGTATCTCTTTACTTTTTGTATTTCCATATCTTAACAACAAAATTGATACCACAACCGACATTATCAAGATGGTACCTAATTGTAAACCCTACTTGTTTTGATAGTTGTTGTGTCACCCATTATTAAGTTTTTTAATTGTAGTTTTATCTCGTAAACTTCTTGACAAAATGCATTACACTTGATTTTATTTAAAGACCAATTTAAATTCATGAGTACAATTTAGTTAATTTGATGAGCATATCGAGGGATAGCCGACGGAAAAGTGAACGATGAGGGAATTAGACTCTGTAGGTTACAAATCGACTACGACTAAAACAATTAGGTGGAAAACTTTGGGATTCAGAAATAACACATATTCCTCTTAAGTTCAACATAGAGACCTCTCATATTTAATAGAAATTAATGGACGTTTAACCCCTTGCCTCTTTAATACGATTGGACTCAATTCCTCGTATAAGAAAAATAGAGGATTTGTGATTAGTTGATCACTGCTTGATACTTGATAGTCAATGGAGCCATCAAATCAAAGATTTGAAATTAAAGAGTGGTtgaaacatcatcatcatcatccccaCTAATTAAAAACACATTTTCAGATATTTGATTAAGACTTAATTGACTATCTGAAAATGTGTTTTTATGATGTTGAAGCTCAGAAGATGATTAGCCGATTAGGTCATTATGCATTATTAGAAGCACATTTTAGATATTTGATTAAAACTCTTCTAATTAAATATGGAGATAAATTTCATCaattcctttactaattaaagcTAAGGCAACCATACGGAGCCATGCATCGAGCACAAAGCGAACTATTTTTTCGCCTTTTACTGAAGAATATCGTGTGCTCAGCGTTTTAAGTGGCATACGCCTATTTTTAAAAGGGTGCATCTATGTGGGTGCcgctcataaaaaaaaaaaaaaaaaaaaaaaaaataaaagctaaaGCAACCATCTCCATAAAGTCGAATAAATTTCACGGTCAACACTCTCTTCTCATATTATTCTTTAATTAGTGAAGCTCTAAAAAGGTTTGCACTAAAATAATACTCCCGTCAATATTAATGTCCCCTTTCTAAGTTATCATTTTTTGGTTGGATGAAGTTCCTTTACGTACCGTTTTACCAATTCATAATACTATAGGTGCCATTTTGGAGATTGACTGACTTTGAGAAAGTACATTAAAGTGTCAAATTTTAACGAAAACATGGACACAAATTGGAATGGACCAAAGTGGAAattactacaaaaaaaaattcactaaaaCATGGACAAAAAAGGtcaagaattatagaatttagaTCAAACACAACATGATAAAATTTTCGATCATGTTGTTCAACTGCAATTAACATGCTTCCAGTTTgtaaagtagaaaagaatatctcaatttaggattaatttgatgattctattcatctcacaatggaggtatatatacaagtacaaaagaAGTTATCTAACTCTAAtaagaaacaatctttccataattatatatcttgtatcctaattaaataagaatCCTATTTACATATACATTTACAGTGATTCTACATGTAACATGCATACATCCAGTTGAACAACATGATAAAATTTTCCTATTTCGTCTTGATGTGGACCTTTCCTAACAATGTTGAGCATTCAGTCCTTTCTTAATTTCATGAGCGTTCAATCCCATGCACGCTCGTTTAAATAAATAGTACGTAGGCTGCAAGCAGTCAAGAGCGTAAAGCATTCAATCATTTCCCCTTTCGCAGGTTGATGAAAATGCTGAAAACCCAGCATGGGAAGCCATTGGATATCAAGTAGAACCAACTGAGAACCCGAAAAGAGTCCTGGAAGAGAGGCCTCTTCACAAGGGAATCATAGAAACCATGTACCAAACTGACACTAGCCTTCTGGATTCTCTTGCTGACAAAGGCCTCAAAGTCACACTTGACTCCAAAAACAACCTCTACAAGATCAAATGTGATGTGGTAATTGTTGGCTCTGGCTGTGGAGGAGGTGTTGCAGCAGCTGTTCTAGCAAGTTCAGGCCAGAAAGTGATTGTTCTTGAGAAAGGGAACTACTTCACTGCGTCCGATTACTCGTCTCTGGAAGGTCCATCCCTGGATCAACTGTATGAATCAGGAGGCATTCTTGCAACTGTTGATGGGAAAGTATTGATTCAGGCTGGGTCAACAGTTGGTGGTGGCTCTGCTGTTAACTGGTCAGCCTGCATTAGAACACCAGACTATTTGCTTCAGGAATGGGCCAAGGATCAAAAGATTGCCTTCTTCGGGGGATCCGAATACGTTTCTGCAATGGATGCTGTGTGTGAGAGAATCGGGGTTACAGAGAGTTGTGTAGAGGAGGGGTTCCAAAATCAAGTGCTGCGAAAAGGGTGTGAGAATTTAGGCCTTGCAGTTCACTTTGCCCCTCGCAATTCTTCGGAGAAGCATTATTGTGGATCGTGCGGTTATGGATGTAAGAAAGGAGAGAAAAAGGGGACAGATTCTACATGGCTGGTGGATGCAGTGGATCATGGTGCAGTGATCTTATCCGGTTGCAAAGCCGAGAGATTTGTATTGGAAAAGAGCTACAAGAGTGGAAGTATAAGGAAGAAGAAATGCTTGGGAGTAATGGCAAAAAGTTTATGTAACAACATAACAAAGAGACTGCAAATTGAGGCAAAAGTAACAATTTCAGCATGTGGAGCTCTTTTGACACCTCCCTTAATGATCTCTAGTGGACTAAAGAACCGGCACATTGGTCGAAATCTTCATCTCCACCCAGTCCTAATGGCCTGGGGATACTTCCCTGACTCGATTAGTTCAGAATTCAAGGGTAAAAGCTATGAGGGTGGAATAATCACATCGGTCCATGAGGTCGTCTCAGCAGACTCTAGGCCAAGAGTCATCATTGAAACTCCTGCATTAGGGCCTGGAACATTTGCTGCTTTGTGCCCCTGGGTGTCTGGACTAGACATAAAGAAAAGGATGCTGAGATTTTCAAGAACTGCACATATGATTGTAATAATCCGGGATAAGGGTTCAGGGGTTGTTAGGACAGAGGGAAGAGCAAGCTTTGAGCTTGATGCATCAGACAAAGAGGACATGAAGGCTGGTTTGAGGCAGGCACTTAGGATTCTGATAGCAGCAGGAGCAGTTGAAGTTGGCACTCACCGCAGTGATGGGCTGAGACTCAAATGTAAAGGGACTGATAAGAAGGAACTAGAGGAGTTTTTGGACGAAATTTCTGCAGATGAAGGGCCACAATCACTGGTAGAGAAATGGACAACCTATTCCTCAGCTCATCAAATGGGAAGCTGTAGAATGGGAATCAATGAAAAAGAAGGTGCCGTTGATCAGAATGGGGAGAGCTGGGAAGCCGAAGGCCTATTCGTCTGTGATGGTAGTGTGTTGCCTAGTGCTGTTGGTGTCAATCCGATGATCACCATCGAATCAACTGCTTACTGTCTCTCAAAGAGACTAGCAGAGTCTCTAAGAAAACAACAGTTTTCCAATGATGGTTGATTCGTTTACttaaatcacaattcacaaaacaccaGGTGGGAGATTCATTTGGCAACTGAACTCTTGATAGTGAtgttcattctaatattttagcAGGTGCAGTAATCAAGTATTATTCAGATGGAGGTTCTGCTGTCTTCAGTCTTCAGTACAAAGTTTACCAAAATGTACTCGCTCattctgaaaataaaataacagaTCCGGTATTTTCTATTAAATAGCAAtatatatttgatcaatttgttATCAATTGATCAGTCTAAAGTCCTTAACTGTTCTGTTCTTACTGTGATAATAACAAGGTAACAAAAAATCTTTTTCAGATTTTTATGATCTGATATATGATAGAGAAACAAATGGATTCAGATAACTCTCtcccatttcattttttttagtaGTTGGGATGACATAGAAGGTTATCTTTAGAGGCGAAAAGTTTGAAAGTCAATCCAAAAAAGAACTGCCAGTTCAGAAAATACATGGTACACTTGCATCATCATTTCTAAATTAAAATGGCCAAAGGTACATCAGAAAAGGTAATTTCAGTTGGAAATCGCTTTTCTTCATTGCACTTGGTGCCTTGCAATTCATATTCCAAATTGCATATGCAATGAGTGAATGGCTGGATCTCACACATTGATGTAAGAAAATGTACTCCCTCCTTTTGCCTTGGCTTAACTGCCCCATGTCAGCATTTTGGGGATTCTGTACTATACAAGACTGATTCATCTCAGCCATCAGAATCCGCATCACGGAATGGTAGGGGAACCGTCTTGACTGCCCTGAACTTGCCAACATTATTCAGATGCTCATTCTCTAACCTGTTTGATATAACAGAACAAGTTTAGATACTGTATAGTTCAATCACAAGGATCAAATATAATGCTCAAAAACATTTATCTTTTAACATTAGTACCTGTAAAAGTTCCAATGCCCCCGCCGGATAACCTCTAATGAAGCCAAGAGAAAGTCCACCAATCATGACTCGACATATGAAATATTGTGAAATCCCATAACTGTCTCCACCCAAGCAACTCTCAGAACGGCATTCAAGGCCTGCGTCAGTTTAAAAATATGTTTGAGAATGCGGTTTAAATGAAGGAGATCTACAATAATGTTGTTCAGAGAAAAATTTAAAGAATTAAAAACTTACCAAGGAAAAATAGTAGGTTCTTTTGTTCTTCAGAATGAGTTCATCTCTCAGCCATAGGTTCTTGGAATTTGGGTTGAAAAGCCCCCAATCCTTGACAAAATCCCAGTATAACTGATAAACTGTAGCCACCACAGAAGGGACCACTACTATAGAAAACCACAGATGATTCTGCTGGTTAGCATATGTAATCCTGGTCCGGCTGCCACCATGGCTGAAACATACTTCCCCTTGTTAGCCAAATGGTTGACATCAGACTCATCAAACCATATTCTTGCACACTTTGTAGTTTATTGCATTGAAAGATCAGATGTCAGTTGGTGGACTAAAAAACTACGCTATTGCATGGTTGAAATATTTGACTATACACATTTGGAATTCAAGCAAGAAGGAAAGTACTAATAGACATTAATCTGCATAGGAACTTTGGTAGTGTTACCTGCATTGCACGCCCGTAGTACGGCAAGAATGAAATGACATAAGCGAGCTCTTTAAATAGCCTTCTACTTTTGCAAGTCTTATATTGGTGTGTTCTGAAACTTCCAGCAATGAAGTAGCAGGCTGTGGATTCCATGTGTCTCAGCAATGGAATCTACAAACAAAGAGACAATAGGTGATTGGTTAATGAAACCAAAAGGTTGATGAAAGAGGAATGTTacagtaattttattttttacaacTTGGTTATAATGGCATTAGATAGTGTAACCTTAGTGGTTATACCTGGCTAGTTAGCTGATCAGCCATGAAAAGGTCTACCATCAAAACGCGGGCAAATAATATAACAAGAATGAACAAAGCTAAACTATGGCAGTCATAATTTCGTAGTATTGATCAAATTCAATCACATTTTGTTTAATGGGATATTGCAACTGGACGGAAATATACCTTATAAAGTGGAGAACAGACTATGTTTCGAATTACTCTGATGAAGCAGTAACAAGTAGGTCGATAGAAGATGTCCAAGGGGCATATCAGCAGGGCAATGGAAAACTGAAAATTCAGTTGTTCAAGATTAGGATAATGCTTCATGCTATGTTTCTCAATTTTCTTAGTTGCTTTCTTGCCGGCCTGATTTTCTGTCTTTTCTGAAGCTCAAGTTACTTGACTAACAGAATATAGATGAAAGTGATAAAAACTAACCAGAAGGATAAATTCAGGAATGGCATCAACTTGGCTTGGTAAGAAGTTATTAGCCCTTAATATAAGATGTACAACCATGGCACCAACCACAGCCGTCATAAAAGTTGTGCATATGAGGAAGGCATCACGGTACTTTAAGGCAGTGCTCAGTTGGAATTCAAATATGAAGTTGCAATTGATTCTAGTACTTTTCCACATGCACAGGTTGCACCCGTACATGAACAAGTTGCAATCTCAGTAATGCAAAAACACTGCACAAAAACTCACACCCTTACAATTAGTACGACAGTAGTTTCAATTACCCTCATCATATTATTGAAAAACTTGACAGGGATCACATTTCAGGATCTTGTGCATTAGTTTGTGTTGCTGATTAATTAATCTTGGATCTACTTAGTTAAGCTTAGAAAAACTTTGTTATCTGCAAGTTCTATGAACTTGGTACAACACAACATAATAGGGACTAAAAATCTCAGTTCCAACATAATAGGGACTAATAACAGTGCATATACACTAAACAACGATACAAAGCAACCTGTGAACAAACCTGCACCAACATAAACCAAAAAGAAGACctttattaattttattttccaaaaataagtaaataaaataattacttTATTAAGGAGTGATCACAATCAGACCcaaacaaattgaaacaatgtggTCTACTACTTGATGGGACCCCATTGTCACCATTGAATAATAAACCTTTGAGTAAATCCCACTTTGATGATTAGTGGCAAACAAAGACTAATGATCACCCATCATATTGCacattacatttttttttttgcaga belongs to Rosa chinensis cultivar Old Blush chromosome 4, RchiOBHm-V2, whole genome shotgun sequence and includes:
- the LOC112198173 gene encoding long-chain-alcohol oxidase FAO1, which encodes MRKECHPLLSGASRGSAGEDGRSYKHGLPSAEMESLASVCEAIFPPLPLADPSFEGKKEELSGNKAVQSFYQASGAQTGIPDEVAELLVNRGFMEAVVLVRVVLWILSSRLGTLLLCGSLCLGDTWPFVYKFSCLPLEKRERVLQRWFRHRFLTPIRLAFLYIKILCLLIFFTRVDENAENPAWEAIGYQVEPTENPKRVLEERPLHKGIIETMYQTDTSLLDSLADKGLKVTLDSKNNLYKIKCDVVIVGSGCGGGVAAAVLASSGQKVIVLEKGNYFTASDYSSLEGPSLDQLYESGGILATVDGKVLIQAGSTVGGGSAVNWSACIRTPDYLLQEWAKDQKIAFFGGSEYVSAMDAVCERIGVTESCVEEGFQNQVLRKGCENLGLAVHFAPRNSSEKHYCGSCGYGCKKGEKKGTDSTWLVDAVDHGAVILSGCKAERFVLEKSYKSGSIRKKKCLGVMAKSLCNNITKRLQIEAKVTISACGALLTPPLMISSGLKNRHIGRNLHLHPVLMAWGYFPDSISSEFKGKSYEGGIITSVHEVVSADSRPRVIIETPALGPGTFAALCPWVSGLDIKKRMLRFSRTAHMIVIIRDKGSGVVRTEGRASFELDASDKEDMKAGLRQALRILIAAGAVEVGTHRSDGLRLKCKGTDKKELEEFLDEISADEGPQSLVEKWTTYSSAHQMGSCRMGINEKEGAVDQNGESWEAEGLFVCDGSVLPSAVGVNPMITIESTAYCLSKRLAESLRKQQFSNDG